Proteins found in one Magnolia sinica isolate HGM2019 chromosome 5, MsV1, whole genome shotgun sequence genomic segment:
- the LOC131246686 gene encoding glycerophosphodiester phosphodiesterase GDPD1, chloroplastic-like: MALKAVHMSDVPNLDQVPENAALALSSAKLSKGPDAVRTAFKPQKFSVIGHRGSGMNMLYSPDRRMKAIKENSILSFNSAAKFAVDFVEFDVQVTRDDCPVIFHDDKILTEENGCISEMRLTDLTLNEFLSYGPQREPGNVGKSLLRKAKDGRIFSWNVEDDDSLCTLQEAFQRVDPSLGFNIELKFDDNIVYQDEELIHVLQAILLVVFKYAKDRPIIFSSFQPDAARLVRKLQSVFPVFFLTNGGCEIYSDVRRNSLDEAIKMCLANGLQGIVSEVKAIFRNPGAIPRIKECNLQLLTYGQLNNVPEAVYMQHLMGIDGVIVDLVKEITEAVSDFIKPSEEQEEDGSPDLEADGPKKPIARPNFSERELSFLLKLIPQLIQP; the protein is encoded by the exons ATGGCTCTCAAGGCCGTCCACATGTCCGACGTCCCCAACCTCGATCAGGTCCCGGAGAACGCTGCCCTTGCGCTCTCTTCCGCCAAGCTCTCCAAAG GACCTGACGCCGTTAGAACAGCGTTTAAACCGCAGAAATTCTCGGTGATCGGGCATCGGGGCAGCGGCATGAACATGCTCTACTCGCCCGATCGGAGAATGAAAGCGATCAAGGAGAATTCCATCCTGTCTTTCAACTCCGCTGCGAAATTCGCCGTTGATTTTGTCGAGTTCGATGTTCAG GTGACAAGAGATGACTGCCCTGTCATTTTCCATGACGACAAAATCCTTACAGAAGAAAAT GGCTGTATATCTGAAATGAGACTTACAGATCTCACCTTAAATGAATTTCTTAGCTATGGGCCCCAAAGAGAACCTGGAAAT GTGGGAAAATCTCTACTTAGAAAAGCTAAAGATGGGAGAATTTTCAGTTGGAATGTCGAAGACGACGACTCCCTGTGTACATTGCAAGAGGCCTTCCAGAGGGTTGACCCGTCTCTGGGCTTCAACATTGAGCTAAAATTCGATGACAATATAGTCTATCAAGATGAAGAGCTTATACATGTTCTTCAAGCAATCTTGCTG GTGGTGTTTAAATATGCCAAAGACAGACCCATCATTTTCTCAAGCTTTCAGCCAGATGCTGCGAGGCTGGTCCGGAAATTGCAGAGTGTTTTCCCT GTATTCTTCCTTACAAATGGAGGGTGCGAAATTTACAGTGATGTGAGGAGAAATTCCTTGGATGAGGCCATCAAGATGTGTTTGGCCAACGGCTTACAAGGGATTGTATCCGAAGTGAAAGCCATTTTCAGAAATCCGGGAGCAATACCTAGAATCAAAGAATGCAATCTTCAACTCCTGACCTATGGCCAGCTGAA CAATGTGCCGGAAGCAGTTTACATGCAACATCTGATGGGCATTGACGGCGTGATCGTTGATCTAGTGAAAGAGATTACAGAAGCAGTTTCTGATTTCATCAAGCCATCTGAGGAGCAAGAGGAGGATGGGTCTCCTGATTTGGAAGCAGATGGACCCAAAAAGCCAATTGCACGGCCCAATTTCTCCGAACGTGAGTTGTCGTTTCTGCTCAAGCTCATACCCCAGTTGATACAACCGTAG